TCAGATCTAAGAAGAGCTAAAGAAATTCCATTAGTAAAAGATTATATTGTTAAGCCTGTGTCTTTGGATTCGTTTAAGAAGATCTTAACAAACCAACTTTAATTTATTCTCCACCACCTAAGGAGAAGGCCCTTTTCCCTTCGAACTTATATAGGTTATCCGTTTGGATACTGTCTAATCTTGCTTCCGAAATTCTAAGTAATAATTTTGCGATCTGTTCCGGGTTGATCTTAATAAAACCATCCCCTGAATCTGAATCCGGAGTTTCCGGATTTACGAATCTACATCTCCAATGATCCGTTAAAAAAGTTTCAGGCGCGCCGTTAGGATAGACTTTTACTCCTCTGTTAGTGATCATTCTCAACTTTAGATCTCCGGCGACTGTACCCAGCTTTTTAGCAAGTTCATCAGAAGTTCCAGGTGCCCAATCTAAAAATACATCCACTCCCACTAGTTCTTTTTGCAGAGTTTTTCTTTTGTATTCAGGAATATGGATCGCTTTTGCTTTTCCGAAAGAGATAGGTTTAAATTTTTCCGGAAGATGTCCTAGGTTTCCAATGACAGCTTCTCCGAATTCTTTTGTTCCGACTTTGATTCGACTTACGCCTGCTTTGTAAATATCTCCGGTGTGAATTCCTTCTTCGATAGTGAGTAACCATGCGTTTTGGATCTTAGCCGCGACATCCGGTTGTCCTAAGTGAACTAACATCATCACTGCGGCGTTGATAAGCCCGCTTGGGTTTGCTATGTTTTTTCCTGCAATATCCGGAGCAGAACCATGGATTGCTTCGAACATGGAGACAACTTCTCCAATATTTGCGGATCCTGCCATACCGACTGAACCTGCAACCTGAGCGACTATGTCCGAAATAATATCTCCGTATAAGTTTAAGGTGACTACCACATCGTAGGCTTGAGGTCTTTCCGCTAAGTGGGCTGCACCAATATCAATGATCTCACTTGCCGCTTCTAGATCGGGATATTCTTTTGCAATTTCTTTGAACACTTCATGAAATAATCCATCGGACTGTTTCATGATATTGTCTTTTACCATTGCAGTTACTCTTTTTCTCCCGTATGCTTTGGCGTATTCGAAAGCATAACGGATGATCTTTTCAGAGCCTGGTCTAGAGATTAATTTTAAACATTGAACGGTGTCGGAAGTTTGTTTGTGTTCTATCCCGGTATAAAGGTCTTCTTCATTCTCCCTTACGATAACCACGTCTAACTTAGGATGTTTTGTATCTACATAAGGATAAAGTGAAATACAGGGTCTAACGTTAGCGAAAAGTCCCAAGGTGGTTCGAACGGTTACGTTCAAACTTTTGTAACCTCCTCCTTGAGGAGTTGTGATTGGTGCTTTAAAAAATACTTTGGTGTCGCGGAGAATGTCCCAAGATGCGGGTTCTATTCCTGCGCTATGGCCTTTCTTATAGACTTGCTCTCCGATATCTATAAAGACCGGTTCAATGCTCGCACCTGCCGCTTCTAAGACCCTAAGAGTGGCGTCCATAATTTCAGGACCGATCCCATCTCCTTTAGCAACAGCGATTTTTTTCTTCGAGCTCATACCGACCGCCTCAAACGTTTATTCTATAGTCTTATTTCAATCGATGAGGCGCCCTGCGTCAATCTGGATTAAGCCCAGGGGTAGAATTCCAACAAATCTCCTTCTTTCAGATTTTCCGTCTCCGAAAATTGGACTCCGAGTCCGTCAGAAAAAATTCCTGCGCGGATATCACCGCTTCCGTTAAACTTCTTTTCCGATAAAAAGGTTTGGCCTTTGGTCTCATAAGATACTGGGAAAAACTCGGTCAGTTTATTTTTCTTTTTTCTTTCTCCCGCAAAAGGTAAGCAGATTGGTTTCTCCGAAGAAAGTCCCAAAAATTTTCGTATATAAGCTTCTACAAAAATACGAAAACAAACCTGAACACTGAACGGATTTCCGGGTAGACCGAAGACTGCCTGCTCGTTCTTTTTTCCAAACCAAATCGGTTTTCCAGGTTTGATCCTTACCTTATGAAAAATTTCCTTAACTCCGGAAGCTTCCAGAATTTTCGGAACCAAATCTAGATTTCCCATAGAAACTCCGCCGGATAGAATAAGAAGATCGGAATCTAAACCTTCCAATACTGCTTTTTCTAAAAGAATAGGATCATCACCTGCGCGAGTAACGGATAATGGAGTTATACCATATTTTTGTAATAAAGATCGGATAGAATAAGAATTAGAATCTCTGATCTGCCAAGGTTTTGGAATTTCGCCAGGGCCTACGATCTCGTTTCCTGTAGAGATGACTCTAACTCGAGGAAGTTTGGAAGTCTGAACCGAATATTTTCCCAAGGAAGAAAGCAAAGAAAGAATGGATGCGCTGATTAAAGTCCCTTCTTTTAAGATTTCCTGATCTTCTTTTAGATCTTCTCCTTGGATTGCTATATTGGAGAAGGAGCCGGATTTTTCCGTGCGAAAGCGGACCTGCTTCTTTCCATTAGAAATTCCTAAATCTTCAGAGTCCTCTATCTTTATAACTAGATCAAAACCTTCCGGGACCGGAGCGCCTGTCATGATGCGGATGGCTTCTTCTCCGCTTTCTAATTGAAACGATTCTCCTGCGTGTAATTCTCTTGTATAAGAATAAATTCGATCCTCGGAAAAACCTTCGGACTTTAAGGCAAATCCATCCATGGTCGCTCTATGAAAAGGTGGATAATCCCGATCCGCATAGATTTTTTCCCTTAGTATTTTGCCGAGAGAATTTTCGAGGTTTGTATTTTCAGAATAAGATGCACTCGCAGAAGATTCCACGAGTTTTAGCGCCTCTTGGACGGAGATCAATGTCCTTCTCCTCTCATCATTTTTTTTGCATGGAATACTGCGGGAAGAATTGCCTGTAAACTTTCAGTAGCTCCATTCGTGCTGCCTGGAACGGATACGACTAAGGTTTTTCCGATCCTTCCTGCGATAGATCTGGATAACATTGCAAATGGAGTTCTGTCTTGGCCGAAGGATCTCATTGCTTCCGCTATACCTGGGATTTCTTGTTCTAAGATCTCTTTTATTGCTTCCGGTGTATTATCCCTGGGCCCGAGTCCTGTTCCGCCTGTGGTGACGATCAGATCCAAACCTAGTTTAGACCATTCTAATATTGTGTTTCGGATCTGCTCGGGCTCGTCCGGAAGAATTTCGGATTTAATAGTTTCTACATCATGTTCTTTTAATAGATGTAAAATTGCCTTTCCGGAACCATCTTCTCTTTTTCCTTGGAAAGTAGAATCGGAACAAACTAGGATCCCTGCTTTGGAGCCGGCTGCAAATTTCGTGATCTGGGAATCCGTTTTGCCTCCCTTCTTCTCCAAAAGACGAATAGAGGAAATTTCCAATTCTTTATCGATAGGTTTTAGTAAATCATAAATAACTAATGAAGCTATACTTACGCCGGTCAAAGCTTCCATCTCTATGCCGGTTTTTCCGATAGATTTGGCGGTAGTTAAGATCCTGACAGCATTTTTGTCGGAGAGAACTTCGAATTCGATTTGGAAGGAATCAATGGAAACGGGATGACAATGAGGGATCAACTCTGCAGTTTTTTTAGAGCCTAGGAGTGCTGCCGCCTTTGCCACTCCGAAAAGATCTCCTTTTGGAAGAGTGTTTTCTTTAATCCTTATTATAGTTTCCGGTTTGCAGAATACAAAACCTTCTGCTTGGGCAGTTCGAAGAGTTGTTTTCTTTCCGGTAATATCGTTCATGCTTCCTCTTAGCGGGGATCCGCAGGAATCAATATAATTCAGCTCAGGAAAACTGCGAGTAGTTTTCCTTAACAGTAGGAAATACTACCTTCTTCTTTTAATCTTTGCAGCTCAGTGTAAAAATTCACGATTTCCCCGAAGATCAAAAGTGCCGGTGTCTTGATCTGAAATTCTTCCGCTTTTTCCAAACAAGTATCTACATTTGCTAATACTAATCTTTGGTTAGGAAGGGTGGCGTTTTCTATGAACGCCATCGGAGTAGAGCCTGAGTTTCCGGATTCTAATAAGTTTTCCCGAATACTTTCCAAACTGTTCAGTCCCATATAAACCAAAACAGTTTTACCTTCCAAGTTTAGACCTTCGAAACTTTCCGGATTTTTGCCGGTTTTTTTATGACCGGATAAGAAAAGTATTTCTCTCGCATATTCTCTATGAGTGAGCGGGATTCCTAAACTGGAAGCAGCCCCCGAAGCAGTAGTGACTCCTGCTAAAATTTCACATTCTATTCCTAAGGAAGTAAGATATTCTATTTCTTCTCCGGCTCTTCCGTAAATAGAAGGATCTCCTCCTTTCAAACGAACTATATTAGAATATTGTTTAGCATATTCTCCTAATTTTTGATTGATCTCTGTTTGGAGACAGCTATGTTGTCCGATCCTTTTTCCTACGTATTCTAAGACCGCAGACTTTTTACAATATTTCAAAACTCCTGCGGAAACCAGATCATCATATAAGACGACGTCTGCTTTTCTTAAAAGTTTTACTGCACGAACAGTGAGAAGGTCCGGATTTCCCGGACCTGCACCTACTAAATATACTTTTCCCGCGGAAGAATTCATACTCTTAACCCTGAGTTCCCGGGTCTTCGATCCCGATATAAACTGTTCCGTCCTCGATATGAACCGGATATGTTTTTACGGTATATTCTTCTCCGCTGATACAAGCACCGGTTCTAAGAGAGAAAGATTTTTTATGCATTGGACATGCAACCTTAGGCTCTCCCTGAGAATCGCCGATCATTCCTCTTGCTAAAACCAT
The sequence above is a segment of the Leptospira hartskeerlii genome. Coding sequences within it:
- a CDS encoding NADP-dependent isocitrate dehydrogenase — protein: MSSKKKIAVAKGDGIGPEIMDATLRVLEAAGASIEPVFIDIGEQVYKKGHSAGIEPASWDILRDTKVFFKAPITTPQGGGYKSLNVTVRTTLGLFANVRPCISLYPYVDTKHPKLDVVIVRENEEDLYTGIEHKQTSDTVQCLKLISRPGSEKIIRYAFEYAKAYGRKRVTAMVKDNIMKQSDGLFHEVFKEIAKEYPDLEAASEIIDIGAAHLAERPQAYDVVVTLNLYGDIISDIVAQVAGSVGMAGSANIGEVVSMFEAIHGSAPDIAGKNIANPSGLINAAVMMLVHLGQPDVAAKIQNAWLLTIEEGIHTGDIYKAGVSRIKVGTKEFGEAVIGNLGHLPEKFKPISFGKAKAIHIPEYKRKTLQKELVGVDVFLDWAPGTSDELAKKLGTVAGDLKLRMITNRGVKVYPNGAPETFLTDHWRCRFVNPETPDSDSGDGFIKINPEQIAKLLLRISEARLDSIQTDNLYKFEGKRAFSLGGGE
- a CDS encoding molybdopterin molybdotransferase MoeA, producing the protein MISVQEALKLVESSASASYSENTNLENSLGKILREKIYADRDYPPFHRATMDGFALKSEGFSEDRIYSYTRELHAGESFQLESGEEAIRIMTGAPVPEGFDLVIKIEDSEDLGISNGKKQVRFRTEKSGSFSNIAIQGEDLKEDQEILKEGTLISASILSLLSSLGKYSVQTSKLPRVRVISTGNEIVGPGEIPKPWQIRDSNSYSIRSLLQKYGITPLSVTRAGDDPILLEKAVLEGLDSDLLILSGGVSMGNLDLVPKILEASGVKEIFHKVRIKPGKPIWFGKKNEQAVFGLPGNPFSVQVCFRIFVEAYIRKFLGLSSEKPICLPFAGERKKKNKLTEFFPVSYETKGQTFLSEKKFNGSGDIRAGIFSDGLGVQFSETENLKEGDLLEFYPWA
- the nirD gene encoding nitrite reductase small subunit NirD, with amino-acid sequence MNTTAKEPVWIPVSTVSEFPEDGGVCAKVYGEQIAIFHFSSRNEWYACENKCPHTGDMVLARGMIGDSQGEPKVACPMHKKSFSLRTGACISGEEYTVKTYPVHIEDGTVYIGIEDPGTQG
- the cobA gene encoding uroporphyrinogen-III C-methyltransferase, whose protein sequence is MNSSAGKVYLVGAGPGNPDLLTVRAVKLLRKADVVLYDDLVSAGVLKYCKKSAVLEYVGKRIGQHSCLQTEINQKLGEYAKQYSNIVRLKGGDPSIYGRAGEEIEYLTSLGIECEILAGVTTASGAASSLGIPLTHREYAREILFLSGHKKTGKNPESFEGLNLEGKTVLVYMGLNSLESIRENLLESGNSGSTPMAFIENATLPNQRLVLANVDTCLEKAEEFQIKTPALLIFGEIVNFYTELQRLKEEGSISYC
- the moaCB gene encoding bifunctional molybdenum cofactor biosynthesis protein MoaC/MoaB, producing the protein MDSCGSPLRGSMNDITGKKTTLRTAQAEGFVFCKPETIIRIKENTLPKGDLFGVAKAAALLGSKKTAELIPHCHPVSIDSFQIEFEVLSDKNAVRILTTAKSIGKTGIEMEALTGVSIASLVIYDLLKPIDKELEISSIRLLEKKGGKTDSQITKFAAGSKAGILVCSDSTFQGKREDGSGKAILHLLKEHDVETIKSEILPDEPEQIRNTILEWSKLGLDLIVTTGGTGLGPRDNTPEAIKEILEQEIPGIAEAMRSFGQDRTPFAMLSRSIAGRIGKTLVVSVPGSTNGATESLQAILPAVFHAKKMMRGEGH